From the Spiribacter sp. 2438 genome, one window contains:
- the yacG gene encoding DNA gyrase inhibitor YacG → MTVSCPNCGAEVPWTDASEYRPFCSKRCRLIDLGQWFEESHRIPGEPVDLESPDETERDQD, encoded by the coding sequence ATGACCGTATCCTGTCCGAACTGCGGAGCCGAGGTCCCCTGGACGGACGCATCCGAATATCGGCCGTTCTGCTCGAAACGCTGCCGTCTCATCGACCTTGGGCAGTGGTTTGAGGAAAGCCACCGCATACCCGGGGAGCCCGTCGACCTGGAGTCTCCCGATGAGACGGAGCGGGATCAGGACTGA
- a CDS encoding Nudix family hydrolase yields the protein MASEPLRVAVGVVQDPAGRVLITRRHAHLHQGGLWEFPGGKIEPAETTENALARELREELGIEAVDSEPLISIPWSYPDRQVVLEVRRVTRYRGHATGLEGQPLSWVLPAHLNATDFPAANRPIIAALRLPAHYVISPDAGDEKGWLAALDRVLARGHRLVQFRVRPARKGRSALAAEALNRCRRAGAWLLINGDPALAEHIGADGLHLPSHQLGRITQRPLPADRWVAASCHNDQELARAATLNLDFAVLSPVAPTASHPHAEPLGWPRFATLVAEATLPVYALGGMRVGDAEVAREHGGQGIAAISGLWDQS from the coding sequence ATGGCCTCTGAGCCACTGCGGGTTGCGGTGGGTGTGGTCCAGGACCCGGCGGGTCGGGTGCTGATCACTCGCCGACATGCTCACCTCCATCAGGGGGGGTTGTGGGAGTTCCCCGGGGGCAAGATCGAGCCGGCGGAGACCACGGAAAACGCTCTGGCACGCGAGCTTCGTGAGGAACTGGGCATCGAGGCTGTCGACTCGGAGCCGCTCATTTCCATCCCCTGGAGCTACCCGGACAGACAGGTGGTACTGGAGGTTCGCCGGGTTACCCGCTACCGCGGTCATGCCACGGGACTCGAGGGGCAGCCACTGAGCTGGGTGCTGCCGGCGCATCTGAATGCGACCGACTTCCCGGCCGCCAACCGACCGATCATCGCCGCGCTACGCTTGCCGGCCCACTATGTCATCAGCCCGGATGCCGGCGACGAGAAAGGATGGCTGGCGGCGCTGGACCGTGTGCTGGCGCGGGGCCATCGGCTGGTCCAGTTCCGTGTCCGGCCAGCCAGGAAGGGTCGATCTGCGTTGGCAGCAGAGGCCCTGAACCGCTGCCGGCGTGCCGGCGCCTGGCTTTTGATCAATGGCGATCCGGCGCTTGCCGAACACATTGGAGCAGATGGACTCCATCTGCCGAGTCATCAACTGGGCCGGATTACCCAGCGACCGCTGCCGGCGGACCGGTGGGTGGCGGCTTCCTGCCACAACGATCAGGAGCTCGCCCGAGCCGCCACACTCAACCTGGATTTTGCCGTTCTGAGCCCGGTGGCCCCCACCGCCAGCCATCCCCATGCCGAGCCGCTGGGATGGCCACGTTTTGCGACATTGGTGGCGGAGGCGACTCTGCCGGTTTACGCGCTGGGTGGCATGCGTGTGGGTGATGCGGAGGTCGCCCGCGAGCATGGTGGCCAGGGCATCGCCGCAATCAGTGGCCTTTGGGATCAGTCCTGA